TGAAAGCGAGCCTGGGGATAGATGGGGGCACCGAGTTCGACCAGCGACCAGCGATCAACGCGAACTCGACACCAGGAACTCAGCGGACGAGGTGGATCAACAAACGACTGGAGTGCAGGGGGGAGCTGCGATTTTGCTTCTTCATCAACCAGCAGTGTCACACGATCATGCGAACTCGCGTACAATCCCCAGGCAGGCCAGTGATCGAAATATCCGGTTGGTTCTAAAAAGGGCGCCAGTATCACAAACCAGGCGATCGCCAGGATGCCTTTTTCTTTTCCGGAACAATGTTTCCAAGACAGGCTGATTTCAGAATGATCAATGGATGCCTCTCCTGATCTTGCCCGGCTCAGCACTCCACTAAACAGGATCAGATCCTGCAGAATGAAATAAATATTCCAGATAAGAACGCCTCCATGGTGATTCATTCCCCAGGGACCGACGGCAAGAATAAGACAAACATGCATGGATACCGCAGCCCAGAGTGTCCATCGGCGGGTACGGGGAATGAACAAACCTACGGCTATCAAAAATTCGGCAATCGGAAAGGAAGCAGAGATCAGGGTTAAGGTACGCTCTGACCAGTATGCCGTCGACACCCCAATTCCGGTAAAGAGACCTTTGACTAACTGCGGCCCCAACGTCTGCACAAAACTGGCATCGCACTTGGAGATCGCGGAATAGAAATAAATGCTGATCACAAACAGCCGAAACAGTCGCACAGCCCGCAGCGGTTTCAGACAGGTCAGCAATAGAAAAGCGATTGCAAACTGATAAGCCCAAGGTTGAAGTCGATGCTGGTCAAACGCGATTGAAATCAGGAATGCGAAAAAAAACAGACCACCGCATATTTGTTGGCCTGATTCCCAGATCTCCTGATTCCGCCTTGGCCGAACCCATGAAGCAAAGACCATTCCCAGAATCAACAAACTTGAGATGACCATCGTGGTCAACGTCAGCCAGTCTACCCAGGTCGGCAGGTTAAAAATGAAAGGGAATAAAGGGACCTGAGGAAATACCGTTTGCGGTGCCCAGAGCCGCCAGGTATTAAAAAGCATCCCCAGCGAGAAACATGCCAGAATGATTTTCAGTAATCGTAATTGAAGCTTCGCGTGTGACATGGATTGGGATCGCCGTTTTTGCGCTTATTATAACGACCGACGATGAATATCACCGCGCTCTGACAGAGACACTCAGGAAAAAACCGATGAATCAACTGCTTAATTGAGTGAGCCTAAAATGATTCCCGTTGATTCCTGATCCTCGTAAACGAGTTGTACCTCGGTGCCCGGATCATTCGAACCACGCCGTACCAGCGCCATCGCGACGGCAGGATACCTTCCATACGATCTGGCAGAAGAAGAAATGATACCCACCTCCTGTTGATCATCGGCGTTTTTCACAACCACTTTTGTTCCCGCGGGAGGAATCCAGGCCTGATCAAGACCAATGGCTCGCAGCTCTCGATTTACGTGACCTAGTGAATCAATTCGCGCAATCGGTTCCTGTCCCAGATAGCAGCCTTTTTTGAATGAAATCGCACGCTCCGTTCGATTTACTTCCTG
This window of the Gimesia fumaroli genome carries:
- a CDS encoding MauE/DoxX family redox-associated membrane protein → MSHAKLQLRLLKIILACFSLGMLFNTWRLWAPQTVFPQVPLFPFIFNLPTWVDWLTLTTMVISSLLILGMVFASWVRPRRNQEIWESGQQICGGLFFFAFLISIAFDQHRLQPWAYQFAIAFLLLTCLKPLRAVRLFRLFVISIYFYSAISKCDASFVQTLGPQLVKGLFTGIGVSTAYWSERTLTLISASFPIAEFLIAVGLFIPRTRRWTLWAAVSMHVCLILAVGPWGMNHHGGVLIWNIYFILQDLILFSGVLSRARSGEASIDHSEISLSWKHCSGKEKGILAIAWFVILAPFLEPTGYFDHWPAWGLYASSHDRVTLLVDEEAKSQLPPALQSFVDPPRPLSSWCRVRVDRWSLVELGAPIYPQARFQLGVAIAVSRMTDQELENDSEQPQVKLLFESAAHRFTGKRKISDYTGLTQIEPLTKRFWFNALPRPFDVDENASSEKIEN